In Scylla paramamosain isolate STU-SP2022 chromosome 19, ASM3559412v1, whole genome shotgun sequence, a single genomic region encodes these proteins:
- the LOC135109775 gene encoding DNA ligase 1-like isoform X1: protein MDDLVVEKLGKAVNGGENGTSGAPSQTDLLKLLAGGSAGGLGGCHGGLGGLGSLAAAAQARQNGSLMRPYEALLQGPSAAGRMGPQAVAMPGPTRRRKKKRRRQPDMPKKACTPFMHFCAYFKRKLMEEGKEFPQFADFGKRAGELWRNMGDTEKQKFVELSEQDRQRYIKDMKEYEERKLAEKERERELQQQREKELQVLREKELEKLQKQQREQMEQQQKQMEQHHKHQQSTGMLNLLNPLNPLNPLMIAAMNQSIMQTMLTNPDLMKTVYSEAARNYYVETMKNLYQSASSQANGNASAASAGVHVSTSGAHGGLGEHHGITTSPLSTLGMNLNLLSLLNSGQLSAVPSSTPTSTTTTTSASSPLANKAPSALKAPPTSLLSTTNSLSAAALDLSAARPGEGKAACNSDEEAPEDADCDI from the exons ATGGATGACTTGGTTGTTGAGAAGCTGGGAAAGGCTGTCAATGG TGGAGAGAATGGGACGAGTGGTGCCCCTTCACAGACGGACCTGCTCAAGCTGCTGGCCGGGGGCAGTGCTGGGGGTCTCGGGGGTTGCCACGGGGGCCTAGGGGGCCTGGGGAGCCTGGCCGCTGCTGCGCAGGCCAGACAGAATGGCAGCTTGATGCGGCCTTATGAGGCACTGCTGCAGGGGCCCTCAGCAGCGGGCAGGATGGGCCCTCAGGCAGTGGCCATGCCTGGGCCCACACGCAGACGCaagaagaagaggcggaggCAGCCTGACATGCCCAAGAAGGCCTGCACGCCCTTCATGCACTTCTGCGCCTACTTCAAGCGAAAACTGATGGAGGAGGGCAAGGAGTTCCCACAGTTTGCAGACTTCGGCAAGCGTGCTGGGGAGCTCTGGCGCAACATGGGCGACACCGAGAAGCAGAAGTTTGTGGAGCTTTCAGAGCAGGACCGGCAGCGGTACATCAAGGACATGAAGGAGTACGAGGAGCGCAAACTTGCAGAGAAGGAGCGGGAGCGGGAGTTGCAGCAGCAGAGAGAAAAGGAGCTGCAGGTGCTCCGAGAGAAGGAGCTGGAGAAGCTGCAGAAACAGCAGAGGGAACAGatggagcagcagcagaagcagatgGAGCAGCATCATAAACACCAGCAGAGCACTGGCATGCTCAACCTGCTGAACCCCCTCAACCCCCTCAACCCGCTGATGATTGCGGCCATGAACCAGAGCATCATGCAAACCATGCTCACCAACCCAGACCTCATGAAGACCGTCTACTCGGAGGCTGCCCGGAACTACTACGTGGAGACCATGAAGAACCTCTACCAGAGTGCCAGCAGCCAGGCCAACGGCAACGCCAGTGCCGCCTCTGCTGGCGTCCATGTCAGCACCAGCGGCGCCCACGGGGGGCTGGGTGAACACCACGGCATCACCACCAGCCCCCTCAGCACCCTAGGCATGAACCTCAACCTGCTGTCCCTGTTGAACTCTGGGCAGCTGTCAGCAGTGCCCTCTTCTACTCCCACctccacaaccactactaccagtGCTAGCTCCCCCCTAGCCAACAAGGCCCCCTCTGCCCTCAAGGCCCCCCCCACATCCCTCCTAAGCACCACCAACAGCCTGTCCGCGGCAGCTCTGGACCTTTCGGCAGCCAGGCCGGGCGAAGGCAAGGCTGCCTGTAATAGCGATGAAG AGGCGCCTGAGGACGCAGATTGTGACATCTGA
- the LOC135109775 gene encoding DNA ligase 1-like isoform X2 — MDDLVVEKLGKAVNGGENGTSGAPSQTDLLKLLAGGSAGGLGGCHGGLGGLGSLAAAAQARQNGSLMRPYEALLQGPSAAGRMGPQAVAMPGPTRRRKKKRRRQPDMPKKACTPFMHFCAYFKRKLMEEGKEFPQFADFGKRAGELWRNMGDTEKQKFVELSEQDRQRYIKDMKEYEERKLAEKERERELQQQREKELQVLREKELEKLQKQQREQMEQQQKQMEQHHKHQQSTGMLNLLNPLNPLNPLMIAAMNQSIMQTMLTNPDLMKTVYSEAARNYYVETMKNLYQSASSQANGNASAASAGVHVSTSGAHGGLGEHHGITTSPLSTLGMNLNLLSLLNSGQLSAVPSSTPTSTTTTTSASSPLANKAPSALKAPPTSLLSTTNSLSAAALDLSAARPGEGKAACNSDEENF, encoded by the exons ATGGATGACTTGGTTGTTGAGAAGCTGGGAAAGGCTGTCAATGG TGGAGAGAATGGGACGAGTGGTGCCCCTTCACAGACGGACCTGCTCAAGCTGCTGGCCGGGGGCAGTGCTGGGGGTCTCGGGGGTTGCCACGGGGGCCTAGGGGGCCTGGGGAGCCTGGCCGCTGCTGCGCAGGCCAGACAGAATGGCAGCTTGATGCGGCCTTATGAGGCACTGCTGCAGGGGCCCTCAGCAGCGGGCAGGATGGGCCCTCAGGCAGTGGCCATGCCTGGGCCCACACGCAGACGCaagaagaagaggcggaggCAGCCTGACATGCCCAAGAAGGCCTGCACGCCCTTCATGCACTTCTGCGCCTACTTCAAGCGAAAACTGATGGAGGAGGGCAAGGAGTTCCCACAGTTTGCAGACTTCGGCAAGCGTGCTGGGGAGCTCTGGCGCAACATGGGCGACACCGAGAAGCAGAAGTTTGTGGAGCTTTCAGAGCAGGACCGGCAGCGGTACATCAAGGACATGAAGGAGTACGAGGAGCGCAAACTTGCAGAGAAGGAGCGGGAGCGGGAGTTGCAGCAGCAGAGAGAAAAGGAGCTGCAGGTGCTCCGAGAGAAGGAGCTGGAGAAGCTGCAGAAACAGCAGAGGGAACAGatggagcagcagcagaagcagatgGAGCAGCATCATAAACACCAGCAGAGCACTGGCATGCTCAACCTGCTGAACCCCCTCAACCCCCTCAACCCGCTGATGATTGCGGCCATGAACCAGAGCATCATGCAAACCATGCTCACCAACCCAGACCTCATGAAGACCGTCTACTCGGAGGCTGCCCGGAACTACTACGTGGAGACCATGAAGAACCTCTACCAGAGTGCCAGCAGCCAGGCCAACGGCAACGCCAGTGCCGCCTCTGCTGGCGTCCATGTCAGCACCAGCGGCGCCCACGGGGGGCTGGGTGAACACCACGGCATCACCACCAGCCCCCTCAGCACCCTAGGCATGAACCTCAACCTGCTGTCCCTGTTGAACTCTGGGCAGCTGTCAGCAGTGCCCTCTTCTACTCCCACctccacaaccactactaccagtGCTAGCTCCCCCCTAGCCAACAAGGCCCCCTCTGCCCTCAAGGCCCCCCCCACATCCCTCCTAAGCACCACCAACAGCCTGTCCGCGGCAGCTCTGGACCTTTCGGCAGCCAGGCCGGGCGAAGGCAAGGCTGCCTGTAATAGCGATGAAG aaaACTTCTAG